The following proteins are co-located in the Microbacterium sp. SORGH_AS_0888 genome:
- a CDS encoding NmrA family NAD(P)-binding protein codes for MRNLVFGATGNIGSRVAHGLIDAGSRPAIFARDPSRARDLFGDRVDMHTGDLETPDSSLAAALDGVDGIFLLTDGPNLGVQDRAVSDAALTAGVQHIVKLSTLDVLTGVGTGPWHAAGEAAVRASGVPFTFIRAAGFMSNALSWSYSIRNEGILRSSTGEGKIAFIHPNDIAAVAITTLLTREPRDQALVITGPEALSYRDMAAIIARRIGRSIGFEEISDEQAYARAVGWAGEGPYVDALIDIWRAVREGRVATVTDGVQQVIGREPISFAQWAAENAASFQ; via the coding sequence GTGAGGAACCTCGTCTTCGGCGCCACGGGCAACATCGGCTCCCGGGTAGCACACGGTCTCATTGATGCCGGCTCGCGCCCTGCGATCTTCGCTCGCGACCCCAGCAGAGCACGAGACCTCTTCGGTGATCGCGTCGACATGCACACAGGGGATCTCGAAACGCCGGACAGCTCGCTTGCCGCAGCGCTCGACGGCGTAGACGGAATCTTTCTACTGACGGATGGGCCGAACCTCGGAGTCCAGGATCGAGCTGTTTCCGACGCAGCGCTTACGGCCGGCGTCCAGCACATCGTCAAGCTCTCCACGCTGGACGTCCTCACCGGAGTAGGCACGGGGCCCTGGCACGCGGCAGGAGAGGCGGCTGTCCGGGCGAGCGGAGTCCCATTCACGTTCATTCGGGCTGCCGGATTCATGTCCAACGCATTGAGTTGGTCGTACTCGATCCGCAACGAGGGAATCCTGCGATCGTCAACTGGTGAAGGCAAGATCGCCTTCATACACCCCAACGACATCGCTGCCGTCGCAATAACGACTCTTCTCACACGCGAGCCTCGCGACCAGGCGCTTGTGATTACGGGCCCCGAAGCGCTGTCGTACAGGGATATGGCGGCCATCATCGCGCGGAGGATCGGCAGGTCAATCGGCTTCGAGGAGATTTCCGACGAACAGGCGTACGCCCGCGCGGTCGGATGGGCCGGAGAAGGCCCCTACGTCGACGCTCTTATCGACATCTGGCGCGCCGTGCGTGAGGGTCGGGTCGCCACAGTGACAGATGGGGTACAACAGGTCATCGGTCGAGAACCGATCTCCTTCGCCCAGTGGGCCGCCGAGAACGCCGCATCGTTCCAGTAG
- a CDS encoding GDSL-type esterase/lipase family protein, whose protein sequence is MTNEQVRWMLKVIQPERTLASLPGGAAMDQSAHASLLGLSEEVYATELGRMREEASDAAAELLADPAVAAMVDRLPLEQGAKVVAFGDSLTSDPQSWAVILREVLAKRRGSDDIALTINAVAGETTTQGLVRISGAIDAQPDWVIFLFGTNDARTQGPSPTKTLVHHEETERNIAELRHRISSETSAATIWVTPPAIDEAKVANHWGLARFGVRYRNEDLARVATIIRESGEPVVDAADLLGTAPDSEVLIGDGLHLTVEGQKRVALEVIRRWSNLA, encoded by the coding sequence ATGACGAACGAACAAGTCCGCTGGATGTTGAAGGTCATTCAACCCGAGCGGACCCTTGCCTCTCTTCCCGGGGGTGCCGCGATGGATCAGAGTGCCCATGCCTCTCTCCTCGGCCTCTCCGAAGAGGTCTATGCGACCGAACTCGGTCGCATGCGCGAGGAGGCCTCAGATGCGGCGGCGGAGCTGCTGGCCGATCCTGCCGTTGCTGCCATGGTCGACCGCCTTCCCCTCGAGCAGGGCGCGAAAGTCGTGGCGTTTGGGGACAGCTTGACCTCCGACCCGCAGTCGTGGGCGGTGATCCTGAGGGAGGTGTTGGCGAAGCGTCGCGGTAGCGACGACATCGCCCTGACCATCAACGCGGTTGCGGGAGAGACCACGACCCAGGGACTCGTGCGCATCTCGGGAGCAATCGACGCGCAACCCGACTGGGTGATCTTCCTCTTCGGCACCAACGACGCCCGCACTCAGGGTCCGAGCCCGACCAAGACGCTAGTCCACCATGAGGAGACCGAGCGGAACATCGCTGAACTGCGACACCGTATATCCAGCGAGACTTCTGCTGCAACCATCTGGGTCACTCCGCCGGCTATCGATGAAGCGAAAGTGGCTAATCACTGGGGCCTTGCGAGATTTGGGGTGCGCTATCGAAACGAGGACCTGGCAAGGGTCGCAACGATCATTCGGGAGAGCGGCGAGCCCGTCGTTGACGCGGCTGACTTGCTGGGGACAGCCCCTGACTCGGAAGTACTGATCGGGGACGGACTGCATCTCACGGTCGAAGGCCAGAAGCGGGTGGCACTCGAAGTAATCCGCCGGTGGAGCAACCTCGCGTGA